The following proteins are encoded in a genomic region of Glycine max cultivar Williams 82 chromosome 18, Glycine_max_v4.0, whole genome shotgun sequence:
- the LOC102662497 gene encoding protein MAIN-LIKE 1-like: protein MGKGWLRWRLPEDPFWVLPELSEEGVPEEPFFRKTRGLGRAIGKLIGRDRHDDHDAADVPERRRPTASARRQRVHQMNADARDMAEDIADMTEDVPDLVEEAPEMHADVQGADGAEGSDADDAEGFPGGPCDPSVLTSFADHVAHAVWSGQVTLIVRPMPEIEGLVGATGLSPLIDCSVVTGDPGLISAFVERWHSETSTFHLPVGELTITLDDVSSLLHLPITGALHNFYALSMEEAIFLLTELLEVSAEEARVETALTRGAYVRLGWVRDIYGMRCQARQWIVAARAYLLHLSGGYAWGVATLVHMYDQLDEASRTTTRQLAGYLTLLQCVTDDTYQETSPRASRWLTSKTHMKGITGAPYGARCDALTVTDVSWLPYTKHRGVRSFELISSFQGQLR, encoded by the exons aacacgaggtttaggtcgtgctaTAGGTAAACTTATAGGCAGAGATAGACATGATGACCATGATGCAGCTGATGTTcccgagaggcgtaggcctactgcctcaGCCCGTAGGCAACGGGTTCATCAGATGAATGCGGATGCacgtgatatggctgaggaCATTGCTGACATGACTGAGGATGTCCCTGATCTGGTTGAGGAGGCACCTGAGATGCATGCGGACGTACAGGGTGCTGATGGTGCTGAGGGGTCAGATGCTGATGATGCtgagggattccctggtgggCCATGTGACCCGTCAGTGCTGACATCATTTGCGGACCATGTTGCACACGCTGTTtggagtggacag gtgacaTTGATTGTGAGGCCAATGCCTGAGATTGAAGGACTGGTTGgtgccacaggattaagtccactgatTGATTGTTCAGTTGTtactggcgatcctggacttatatccgcatttgtggagaggtggcacagcGAGAccagcaccttccaccttccgGTAGGAGAGTtgacgatcacattggatgatgtgtcgtcaCTCCTTCATTTGCCTATCACTGGCGCGTTGCACAATTTTTATGCTCTTTCTATGGAGGAGGCGATATTTTTGCTGACAGAGTTGCTTGAGGTGTCTGCCGAGGAGGCTAGAGTCGAGACAGCACTGACACGTGGGGCATACGTACGACTAGGGTGGGTTCGAGACATTTATGGGATGAGATGTCAGGCCCGACAGTGGATTGTAGCAGCTCGTGCTTATCTGCTGCACCTg AGTGGTGGTTATGCTTGGGGAGTTGCCAcgctggttcatatgtatgaccagttagatgaggcttCTAGGACCACCACACGACAGCTTGCGGGGTACCTGACTCTATtacag TGCGTGACAGATGATACATACCAGGAGACATCCCCACGTGCTTCCCGGTGGTTAACGTCGAAGACGCACATGAAGGGAATCACAGGAGCACCTTACGGGGCACGTTGTGATGCTTTGACCGTcacagatgtgtcctggttgCCGTACACTAAGCATCGGGGGGTTAGGTCCTTTGAGCTAATTTCATCATTCCAGGGTCAGCTGAGATGA